A genomic stretch from Nocardia wallacei includes:
- a CDS encoding GNAT family N-acetyltransferase, with the protein MQAAWRALVEKLAGDGAAAAAARRAMVLGGGQGLVVDGGAQLWQVLADHTRTVDQINWNSIAKSTTLGVVGGWAGYQAGSRASQWAANRLGADRLARRVRVPGTSMLFAPAQLQANLVGLGAGGAAGGALGGAGAYGWERFINHNSGAGLWETVKAGVATGAASAVLGAGSVFVHAARPGSVRPGSTSTQSEDLLATLRSAGTDTRALRTSLNELSTNALDSPAFHRFAAENDLSPADPAYKDNDYVDAVHEINRVIARDVGPEFDTGRFEQNLSAHDRVPARGTGDEVRIADASPDERTAIIARMLHAGEDPRAVLTELDRLGMWHQDTETPATPDHNESASSTQHDSPTDHPAARARTELYDTLNAAEYHGITDPRATETSVEVLGRHRRAALEAWTDALPRLRGELAADPEFPGHRELLDRIDEYERSNSDYVERRNELQNHLIAEVRNGNHIPNPSYTMADAQIVRNILLEAQRATVTADEFSRVLQHLHGQRDYRHLGSVLGGVKEAATRTAVAKRLLTESLGRHLENNPGLTRIDFSTQRPTLHPAHQAHTAATLETAAAHNPAELGRRITRTISDTGLGAGSIPGPLLIHPPPDATETSNAPRLQAHLDHTAGSLVERIRQEGVSTWSPDPHHFSITDAYILSQALARLELESFGPVRALDSHYLESVLLNNPQQVIIASAPSLDGGPWHPDDVVGYCEYEVGHQDHGYVVPPDEGYVSGICVASACRGLGISRRLIEQTFWSLFVDREVSRVVMTMRPNNTEMRSLVESMGLRVSRELDGDIYGDGQPRVEMALTPETWIAYLRSRNRPLPPGAWPGKPDDEP; encoded by the coding sequence ATGCAGGCGGCCTGGCGCGCGCTGGTCGAGAAACTCGCGGGCGACGGTGCAGCCGCGGCCGCCGCCCGGAGGGCGATGGTGCTCGGCGGCGGGCAGGGGCTCGTCGTGGACGGCGGGGCGCAGCTGTGGCAAGTGCTGGCCGACCACACCCGAACTGTGGACCAGATCAACTGGAACTCGATCGCGAAGTCGACGACGCTCGGCGTAGTGGGCGGATGGGCCGGGTATCAGGCCGGCAGCCGGGCGTCGCAGTGGGCCGCCAACCGGCTCGGCGCCGACCGGCTGGCCAGGCGTGTCCGAGTGCCCGGCACGTCGATGCTTTTCGCCCCCGCGCAACTACAGGCAAACCTCGTCGGCCTCGGAGCGGGCGGTGCGGCGGGCGGCGCACTCGGCGGCGCCGGCGCCTACGGCTGGGAACGCTTCATCAACCACAACTCGGGGGCGGGCCTGTGGGAGACGGTCAAAGCCGGTGTCGCGACCGGCGCGGCGAGCGCGGTACTCGGTGCGGGCAGCGTCTTCGTCCACGCCGCCCGGCCGGGTTCGGTGCGGCCGGGGTCCACCTCGACACAGAGTGAAGACCTACTCGCCACACTGCGGAGCGCGGGAACCGATACCCGCGCGCTGAGAACGAGCCTCAACGAACTGTCGACCAATGCCCTCGACAGCCCCGCCTTCCACCGGTTCGCAGCGGAAAACGATCTCTCCCCGGCAGATCCGGCGTACAAGGACAACGACTACGTCGACGCCGTGCACGAGATCAACAGGGTGATCGCGCGCGATGTCGGTCCCGAATTCGACACCGGCAGATTCGAACAAAATCTGTCGGCGCACGATCGGGTGCCCGCGCGTGGCACGGGCGACGAGGTGCGTATCGCTGATGCCTCTCCGGACGAGCGGACAGCGATCATCGCCCGGATGTTGCACGCGGGTGAGGATCCGCGCGCCGTGCTCACCGAACTGGACCGCCTCGGAATGTGGCATCAGGACACGGAGACACCCGCGACCCCGGACCACAACGAATCCGCATCATCGACACAACACGATTCACCGACCGACCACCCGGCCGCGCGAGCACGGACCGAACTGTACGACACGCTGAACGCGGCGGAATACCACGGAATCACCGATCCCAGGGCAACCGAAACCTCGGTAGAAGTCCTCGGCAGGCACCGCAGGGCCGCGCTCGAAGCCTGGACCGACGCCCTACCGCGACTGCGCGGCGAACTCGCCGCCGACCCGGAATTCCCAGGCCACCGCGAACTGCTCGACCGCATCGACGAATACGAGCGCAGTAATTCCGATTACGTGGAGCGGCGGAACGAACTCCAGAATCACCTTATCGCAGAAGTTCGCAACGGCAATCACATCCCCAACCCGTCCTACACCATGGCCGACGCACAAATTGTCCGGAACATACTGCTGGAAGCGCAGCGAGCCACGGTGACAGCGGACGAGTTCTCCCGGGTACTCCAGCACCTCCACGGACAGCGCGACTACCGCCACCTCGGCTCCGTACTGGGTGGAGTCAAAGAGGCCGCGACCAGAACCGCCGTGGCCAAAAGGCTTCTGACGGAAAGCCTCGGCCGCCACCTCGAGAACAACCCGGGCCTCACCCGGATCGACTTCAGCACGCAGAGACCGACCCTGCATCCAGCCCATCAAGCACACACAGCCGCCACCCTGGAGACAGCGGCCGCGCACAACCCCGCCGAACTCGGCCGCCGGATCACCCGGACCATATCCGACACCGGACTCGGCGCCGGCAGCATACCTGGCCCGCTGCTGATCCATCCCCCACCCGACGCCACCGAAACCAGTAACGCGCCCCGCCTTCAGGCTCATCTCGACCACACTGCCGGATCGCTTGTGGAGCGTATCCGGCAGGAAGGGGTCAGCACCTGGTCCCCAGATCCGCACCACTTCAGCATCACCGATGCCTATATCCTGTCCCAGGCTTTAGCCCGTCTGGAACTCGAATCGTTCGGCCCGGTGCGCGCGCTCGACAGCCACTATCTCGAAAGCGTTCTGCTGAACAATCCGCAGCAGGTCATCATCGCGTCCGCGCCGTCCCTCGACGGGGGCCCATGGCACCCGGACGACGTGGTCGGCTACTGCGAATACGAGGTAGGTCATCAGGACCATGGCTATGTCGTTCCCCCCGACGAGGGTTATGTCAGCGGGATCTGTGTGGCGTCCGCGTGCCGCGGCCTCGGCATCTCACGCAGACTCATCGAGCAGACCTTCTGGAGCCTGTTCGTCGACCGCGAAGTCTCCAGGGTCGTGATGACGATGCGACCGAACAATACGGAAATGCGATCGCTGGTCGAATCCATGGGCCTGCGAGTCAGCCGCGAACTCGACGGCGACATCTACGGCGACGGCCAGCCCCGAGTGGAGATGGCGTTGACCCCGGAAACCTGGATCGCCTACCTCCGATCCAGGAACAGGCCCCTTCCGCCGGGCGCGTGGCCCGGAAAGCCCGACGACGAACCGTGA
- a CDS encoding WXG100 family type VII secretion target: MGESLHVDPEGLRAYGAAFLDAADRAQQIFDRLTDALSEAGTCWGDDEPGKQFAEHYTPDADRTVAGFREVTRALRELGDAVTGSSSSYNDADVDSAGRITETGDVSGRPRDDEPPPRYRTAAANDQADDDPTGTVDPGKPSTLDSTGTPSTHDATGTVVADGAPTRHADESAFEPSGSPFSAGPPQNAAAAGPEDRGTQPRPGPGIQAPTPAADDSPPFGDQPPPAAPLPPRSAARVGGGGQARVSGPAGTPWSGPPGTSTPWSGFESPPRPSSRLPAGRPHRSGRERRRHVAVSTNRDPRVLIAEALAARRGIAVMGFDAPHVGEGAVRQFAAAVDDLLDAYPALGLRTVRIAELEETDVVLAVRDSTAVETIVLNRRWAADPQRLSAVSASPGPVYDAVVHEVGRAAVDLAARSAAEARRR; this comes from the coding sequence ATGGGAGAGTCACTGCACGTCGATCCCGAGGGCCTGCGCGCGTACGGGGCCGCATTCCTTGATGCCGCCGATCGGGCACAGCAGATCTTCGACCGCCTCACGGACGCCCTGTCCGAGGCGGGCACCTGCTGGGGTGACGACGAGCCGGGGAAACAGTTCGCCGAGCACTACACACCGGACGCCGATCGCACCGTCGCCGGATTCCGGGAAGTCACGCGAGCGCTGCGTGAGCTGGGTGACGCCGTCACTGGTTCCTCATCCAGTTACAACGACGCGGATGTGGATTCCGCCGGCCGAATAACCGAGACGGGCGACGTGTCGGGCCGCCCGCGCGACGACGAACCGCCCCCTCGGTACCGGACGGCCGCGGCGAACGACCAGGCCGACGACGACCCGACCGGAACGGTCGATCCCGGCAAGCCGAGCACGCTGGACAGCACCGGCACCCCGAGCACGCACGACGCCACCGGCACGGTGGTAGCCGACGGCGCACCGACACGGCACGCCGACGAATCTGCCTTCGAACCTTCGGGATCTCCGTTCTCCGCGGGCCCTCCGCAGAATGCTGCCGCGGCCGGGCCCGAAGACCGCGGTACCCAACCGCGCCCGGGGCCGGGAATCCAGGCACCGACTCCCGCCGCTGACGACTCGCCGCCCTTCGGCGACCAGCCGCCACCGGCTGCGCCGCTGCCGCCGCGGTCAGCCGCCAGAGTGGGTGGCGGCGGGCAAGCACGGGTGAGCGGCCCAGCGGGCACCCCGTGGTCCGGGCCTCCGGGTACTTCCACCCCCTGGTCCGGGTTCGAGAGTCCGCCGCGTCCGTCGTCTCGCCTTCCCGCGGGACGTCCCCACCGGTCCGGGCGGGAGCGCCGAAGACACGTCGCGGTATCCACCAATCGAGACCCACGGGTATTGATCGCCGAGGCGCTGGCGGCGCGACGAGGGATCGCGGTCATGGGCTTCGACGCACCACACGTCGGCGAAGGCGCGGTACGGCAGTTCGCGGCAGCCGTCGACGACCTGCTGGACGCGTATCCCGCCCTCGGCCTTCGTACTGTTCGCATCGCCGAACTCGAGGAGACCGATGTGGTGCTGGCGGTTCGCGACTCGACGGCGGTCGAGACGATCGTGCTCAACCGCAGGTGGGCTGCCGACCCGCAGCGGCTCTCCGCGGTGAGCGCGAGTCCGGGTCCGGTCTATGACGCGGTAGTGCACGAAGTCGGCCGCGCCGCAGTCGATCTGGCGGCCCGGTCTGCCGCGGAGGCACGAAGACGGTGA
- a CDS encoding YbaB/EbfC family nucleoid-associated protein: MSFDDSTAESVEQLRRRIADALDRHDEIRAALPDVIEQLGVYRSTASSPDGAVDVTVNAAGSVVDVRLAADAFRTGSPDSLSRSIADTAHRATWQALRHVADVSAVMADSADALAELPDPIPNASLRDLRESLWQLPKPRSDRAGS; the protein is encoded by the coding sequence ATGAGCTTCGATGACAGCACTGCCGAGTCCGTCGAACAGCTGCGGCGGCGGATCGCCGACGCTTTGGACCGGCACGACGAGATCCGAGCCGCGCTGCCCGATGTCATCGAACAGCTGGGTGTCTACCGATCCACGGCGTCCTCGCCGGACGGTGCGGTAGATGTGACGGTCAACGCCGCGGGGTCCGTGGTCGATGTCCGCCTGGCAGCGGATGCTTTCCGCACCGGGAGCCCGGACTCGCTGAGCCGTAGCATCGCCGACACCGCTCACCGGGCGACGTGGCAGGCCCTCCGACACGTCGCGGACGTCTCGGCGGTCATGGCCGATTCGGCCGACGCCCTGGCCGAGTTGCCCGACCCGATACCGAATGCGAGCCTGCGGGATCTTCGAGAATCGTTGTGGCAGTTACCGAAGCCGCGGTCCGACCGGGCGGGCTCATGA
- a CDS encoding alkaline phosphatase D family protein — MAAQRAGFSRRTLLRSGAVGLLAGPGLVACSADSGPGLVRERPSLTHGVAVGDPRGDGALLWARSDRPARLIVETSATETFTDARRFEGPLLTPATDGTGRLRLAGLPAGQRVHYRVTLEGDDGATSEAVTGMFRTAPATASDLRLLWSGDVVGQGWGSNPDLGGMRIFSAMAARDPHLFLHSGDAVYADGPLRETVTLPDGRIWRNVVTEPKSAVAQTLEQFRGQYAYNLLDENYRRFNAAVAQVVQWDDHETVNNWYPGGQVAATKGYAERSMDVLAQRSWQAFREWMPLDPAEAADGRLYRKISYGPLLDVFVLDMRTYKDANDTDRAPGGKIFGPEQTRWLIDGLRDSRATWKIVANDLPLGLVVEDGEQPGTTAFEGPANADPGAPAGRETEIARVLSSIRAHRVTNVVWLTADVHYTAAHHYSPERAAFTDFDPFWEFVSGPLNAGAFGPNDLDGTFGPTAVFVHAPPTQNSSPLDGYQHFGEVFIDGASRELTVDLRNAAGASLFTQRLAPA, encoded by the coding sequence ATGGCTGCGCAACGTGCCGGGTTCTCCCGGCGGACACTGCTGCGTTCCGGTGCGGTAGGGCTGCTCGCCGGGCCGGGACTGGTGGCGTGTTCGGCGGACTCCGGACCCGGGCTGGTGCGGGAGCGGCCGAGCCTCACCCACGGCGTGGCGGTGGGCGATCCGCGCGGCGACGGCGCGCTGCTGTGGGCTCGGTCCGATCGACCGGCGAGACTGATCGTGGAGACGTCGGCCACCGAAACATTCACCGACGCAAGGCGTTTCGAGGGACCGCTGCTCACGCCCGCGACGGACGGCACCGGCCGCCTGCGCCTGGCCGGGCTGCCCGCCGGACAACGGGTGCACTATCGGGTGACGCTCGAAGGCGACGACGGCGCCACCTCGGAGGCGGTCACGGGCATGTTCCGCACCGCGCCCGCCACGGCCTCGGATCTGCGGTTGCTCTGGTCCGGCGACGTCGTCGGCCAGGGCTGGGGCAGCAACCCGGACCTCGGCGGCATGCGCATCTTCTCGGCCATGGCCGCCCGCGACCCGCATCTGTTCCTGCACTCCGGCGACGCCGTCTACGCCGACGGCCCCCTGCGGGAAACGGTGACACTGCCCGACGGCCGGATCTGGCGCAACGTGGTTACCGAGCCGAAAAGCGCTGTGGCACAGACCCTCGAGCAGTTCCGCGGCCAGTACGCCTACAACCTGCTCGACGAGAACTACCGCCGCTTCAACGCCGCGGTGGCCCAGGTCGTGCAGTGGGACGACCACGAGACGGTCAACAACTGGTACCCCGGCGGGCAGGTCGCCGCGACGAAGGGCTACGCCGAGCGCAGCATGGACGTCCTCGCCCAGCGCTCCTGGCAAGCCTTCCGCGAGTGGATGCCGCTGGATCCGGCCGAGGCCGCCGACGGCCGCCTCTATCGCAAGATCTCCTACGGCCCGCTGCTGGATGTGTTCGTCCTCGATATGCGCACCTACAAGGACGCCAACGACACCGACCGCGCCCCGGGCGGGAAGATCTTCGGCCCCGAGCAGACCCGGTGGCTGATCGACGGACTGCGAGATTCCCGCGCCACCTGGAAGATCGTCGCCAACGACCTGCCGCTCGGCCTGGTGGTCGAGGACGGCGAGCAGCCGGGCACCACGGCCTTCGAGGGCCCGGCCAACGCCGATCCGGGCGCCCCGGCGGGCCGCGAGACCGAGATCGCCCGGGTGCTGTCGTCGATCAGGGCGCACCGGGTCACCAACGTGGTGTGGCTGACCGCGGACGTGCATTACACAGCGGCACACCACTATTCGCCGGAGCGCGCCGCCTTCACCGACTTCGATCCGTTCTGGGAATTCGTGTCGGGACCGCTCAACGCCGGCGCGTTCGGCCCCAACGATCTAGACGGAACCTTCGGCCCCACAGCGGTTTTCGTGCACGCCCCGCCGACCCAGAACTCCTCACCGCTGGACGGCTACCAGCACTTCGGCGAGGTGTTCATCGACGGTGCCAGCCGTGAATTGACAGTCGATCTCCGGAATGCCGCCGGGGCGTCGCTGTTCACTCAGCGCCTCGCGCCGGCATAG
- the nrdF gene encoding class 1b ribonucleoside-diphosphate reductase subunit beta, which translates to MKLIDRVSAINWNRVPDEKDAEVWDRLVGNFWLPEKVPVSNDIPSWATLTDHEKQLTMRVFTGLTLLDTIQGTVGAVSLIPDALTPHEEAVLTNIAFMESVHAKSYSSIFSTLCSTRDIDDAFRWSEENRNLQRKAEIVLDYYRGDEPLKRKVASTLLESFLFYSGFYLPMYWSSRAKLTNTADLIRLIIRDEAVHGYYIGYKYQKGLEQLTQAEQEELKNYTFELLFELYENEVEYTQDLYDEVGLTEDVKKFLRYNANKALMNLGYEGLFPKDETEVNPAILSALSPNADENHDFFSGSGSSYVIGKAVNTEDEDWDF; encoded by the coding sequence GTGAAGCTGATCGACCGAGTGTCTGCGATCAACTGGAATCGGGTGCCCGACGAGAAGGATGCCGAGGTCTGGGACCGGTTGGTCGGCAACTTCTGGTTGCCGGAGAAGGTTCCGGTGTCCAACGACATTCCGTCGTGGGCCACGCTGACCGACCACGAAAAGCAGTTGACCATGCGGGTTTTCACCGGTCTGACGCTGCTGGACACCATCCAGGGCACGGTCGGCGCGGTGAGCCTGATCCCCGATGCGCTGACCCCGCACGAGGAAGCGGTGCTCACCAACATCGCCTTCATGGAATCGGTGCACGCCAAGAGCTACAGCTCGATCTTCTCCACGCTGTGCTCGACTCGCGATATCGACGACGCCTTCCGCTGGTCGGAGGAGAACCGCAACCTGCAGCGCAAGGCCGAGATCGTGCTCGACTACTACCGGGGCGACGAGCCGCTGAAGCGCAAGGTGGCGTCCACGCTGCTGGAGAGTTTTCTGTTCTACTCCGGCTTCTACCTGCCGATGTACTGGTCCTCGCGCGCCAAGCTCACCAACACCGCCGACCTGATCCGCCTGATCATCCGCGACGAGGCCGTGCACGGGTACTACATCGGCTACAAGTACCAGAAGGGCCTCGAGCAGCTGACGCAGGCCGAACAGGAAGAGCTGAAGAACTACACCTTCGAGTTGCTGTTCGAGCTGTACGAGAACGAGGTCGAGTACACCCAGGACCTCTACGACGAGGTCGGCCTGACCGAGGACGTCAAGAAGTTCCTGCGCTACAACGCCAACAAGGCGCTCATGAACCTCGGCTACGAGGGGCTGTTCCCCAAGGACGAGACGGAGGTCAACCCCGCCATCCTCTCCGCCCTGTCACCCAACGCCGACGAGAACCACGACTTCTTCTCCGGCTCGGGCTCGAGCTATGTGATCGGCAAGGCCGTGAACACCGAGGACGAGGACTGGGACTTCTGA
- the mgtE gene encoding magnesium transporter: MSLTDLSVAAPVTAAAEPAETHETPRVESLQDVVDCGRVEATQAWLDEHAPHLIADQLARMDAVPAGLAFRLLDKDRALAVFEELEPVDQQQILSGLRGQAFRELVEEMDPDDRARMLREAPAKVAKKVLAGLSPHERRMTAALLGYPEGSVGRYMTPEVVALPRQLTVAQALQMVRVKGVGAETVYTLPVVDLGRRLIGIVELRELVLSAPEAMVSDLVVTEPVFARATDAAEKAARLMRETNLINLPVVDSEDRLVGLLTIDDAVEVIEAADSEDVARQAGAAPWAGHYMAAGVFQLARYRAMWLLLLLVAATLTVSVTDAFEATLAQAAHLALFIPLLIGAGGNAGAQAATSCVRALAVGEVRVSDLLRVIWRECRVGLVLGSMLAAVGMVIGGVFVSADIALVVGITLIIICGWAATIGGTMPLLAKKLRIDPAVISAPMVTTLVDATGLVIYFTTAKVVLGI, translated from the coding sequence ATGTCGCTGACCGATCTGTCCGTCGCTGCTCCCGTAACCGCCGCGGCCGAGCCCGCCGAAACCCACGAGACCCCGCGCGTGGAGTCGCTGCAGGATGTCGTGGACTGCGGCCGCGTCGAGGCCACCCAGGCGTGGCTGGACGAGCATGCCCCGCACCTGATCGCCGACCAGCTCGCCCGCATGGACGCGGTCCCGGCCGGGCTGGCGTTCCGGCTGCTCGACAAGGATCGGGCGCTGGCGGTTTTCGAGGAACTCGAACCCGTCGACCAGCAGCAGATCCTGTCCGGGCTGCGCGGCCAGGCGTTCCGTGAACTCGTCGAGGAGATGGATCCCGACGACCGCGCCCGCATGCTGCGCGAGGCCCCCGCCAAGGTCGCCAAGAAGGTGCTTGCCGGGCTGAGCCCGCACGAGCGCCGCATGACCGCCGCGCTGCTCGGCTATCCGGAGGGGTCCGTCGGCCGGTACATGACGCCGGAAGTCGTCGCGCTGCCGCGACAGTTGACCGTCGCGCAGGCGCTGCAGATGGTCCGGGTGAAGGGCGTCGGCGCGGAGACGGTCTACACGCTGCCCGTGGTCGATCTGGGCCGTCGGCTGATCGGCATTGTCGAGCTGCGTGAGCTGGTGCTCAGCGCGCCCGAGGCGATGGTGTCGGATCTGGTGGTCACCGAGCCGGTGTTCGCGCGCGCGACCGACGCGGCGGAGAAGGCCGCGCGGCTGATGCGGGAGACGAACCTGATCAACCTGCCGGTGGTCGACAGCGAGGACCGCCTGGTCGGGCTGCTGACCATCGACGACGCGGTGGAGGTCATCGAGGCGGCCGACAGCGAGGACGTGGCGCGCCAGGCCGGGGCCGCGCCCTGGGCCGGTCACTACATGGCCGCCGGGGTGTTCCAGCTGGCCCGCTACCGCGCGATGTGGCTGCTGTTGCTGCTGGTCGCGGCGACGCTGACGGTCTCGGTGACCGATGCCTTCGAGGCCACTCTCGCGCAGGCCGCCCACTTGGCGCTGTTCATCCCGCTGCTCATCGGCGCGGGCGGCAACGCGGGCGCGCAAGCGGCGACCTCCTGTGTCCGCGCCTTGGCCGTCGGTGAGGTACGGGTATCGGATCTGCTGCGGGTGATCTGGCGGGAATGCCGGGTCGGCCTGGTGCTCGGGTCGATGCTGGCCGCCGTCGGCATGGTGATCGGCGGGGTGTTCGTCAGCGCCGACATAGCCCTCGTCGTAGGCATCACCCTGATCATCATCTGCGGCTGGGCGGCCACCATCGGCGGCACCATGCCCCTGCTGGCCAAGAAACTCCGCATCGATCCAGCGGTGATCTCCGCCCCCATGGTGACCACTCTGGTCGACGCGACAGGGCTCGTCATCTACTTCACGACCGCCAAGGTCGTGCTGGGAATCTGA
- a CDS encoding FAD-dependent monooxygenase, whose amino-acid sequence MSGIRVLVAGASIAGPALAHWLHRRGAEVTVVERAPELRPGGQAVDARGVAKDVIGRMGLAAAVRAACTDTAGAHTVDADGNVLETYRAEDHGGDGYISEIEILRGDLSRVLYDDTRDDVEYLFGDRIAELTQDADGVDVTFAGGARRRFDLVVGADGLHSALRAMVFGPHERFVRHLGLVLAFYSVPNEFGLDRWMLDFQESGRSAGLRPVPDAARAIAMLSFPAADFDVDYRDIEGQKRLLRERMAGLGWLTPDILAHLDDTPDFYLDQVAQVVMDRWSNGRVGLIGDAAFSASPMSGAGTGMALIGAYLLAGELAAAEWNPRAGFAAYEASMRPFVEANQEIGRLHVHSLAPEPDAEHTVDFEGEWFAALIDRALNGVELPDYANLPDSGIRAHPPLTPSAGR is encoded by the coding sequence GTGAGTGGTATCAGGGTTCTGGTGGCGGGGGCGAGCATCGCGGGGCCGGCGCTGGCCCACTGGTTGCACCGGCGGGGCGCCGAGGTGACCGTGGTGGAGCGCGCCCCCGAGCTGCGTCCCGGCGGCCAGGCGGTGGACGCGCGCGGAGTCGCCAAGGACGTCATCGGGCGGATGGGGCTGGCCGCGGCGGTGCGCGCGGCCTGTACCGACACCGCGGGTGCGCACACCGTGGACGCGGACGGGAACGTGCTCGAGACCTATCGCGCGGAAGACCACGGCGGTGACGGGTACATCTCGGAGATCGAGATCCTGCGCGGGGACCTGTCGCGGGTGCTCTACGACGACACCCGCGACGATGTCGAGTACCTCTTCGGCGACCGCATCGCCGAACTCACGCAGGACGCCGACGGTGTCGACGTCACCTTCGCCGGTGGCGCCCGGCGGCGCTTCGATCTGGTGGTAGGGGCCGACGGGCTGCACTCGGCGTTGCGGGCGATGGTCTTCGGGCCGCACGAGCGGTTCGTCCGCCATCTCGGACTCGTACTGGCCTTCTACAGCGTGCCCAACGAGTTCGGGCTGGACCGCTGGATGCTCGACTTCCAGGAGTCCGGGCGCTCCGCCGGCCTGCGCCCGGTCCCCGACGCCGCCCGCGCGATAGCCATGCTCTCCTTCCCCGCGGCCGACTTCGACGTCGACTACCGCGACATCGAGGGCCAGAAGCGCCTGCTGCGCGAGCGGATGGCCGGGCTGGGCTGGCTGACCCCGGACATCCTCGCGCACCTGGACGACACCCCGGACTTCTATCTCGATCAAGTCGCCCAGGTAGTGATGGACCGCTGGTCCAACGGGCGGGTCGGGCTGATCGGAGACGCGGCGTTCAGCGCATCGCCGATGTCCGGCGCGGGCACCGGGATGGCCCTGATCGGCGCCTACCTGCTGGCCGGAGAACTGGCCGCCGCCGAATGGAACCCCCGGGCCGGATTCGCCGCCTACGAGGCGAGCATGCGCCCGTTCGTCGAGGCCAACCAGGAAATCGGCCGCCTCCACGTGCACAGCCTCGCCCCCGAGCCGGACGCCGAGCATACCGTCGATTTCGAAGGCGAATGGTTCGCCGCCCTCATCGATCGCGCACTCAACGGCGTCGAACTGCCCGACTACGCGAATCTGCCCGACTCCGGCATCCGGGCCCACCCGCCACTCACGCCGTCCGCCGGACGGTAG
- a CDS encoding polyketide synthase, whose translation MAASVEAESDRIVITGIGVEAPGDVDDLPSLWEALAGGRELIGPFPRDRGWRLDGVGAASAGSTVVPDAGGFLSEATRFDPEFFGIRLSEARVAMDPQQWVALRVAWRALENAGVNPGKVKGEACGSFVGASYNEHRGRSGMTLAAISGRISHCLGLYGPAISVDTACASGLTALHSAAAAIRDGDCEWALAGAVCVMGQPSAFFESAKVNGLATDGHCRSFAEGASGTVWAEGAAVVVLERESRARRLGHRVYGRILASQVNHNGSGRRIILPSATAQERLIHQTIERAGIGIGDVGLIEGHGAATRAGDSVEITALQQTYGSAQRHHRGGPVLGSVKSNLGHTQAAAGMLGLVKMLLCGARGAIAPSVFSENPTTKVDWAGSNLRLAAELEPWQPHGGLRYGAISSFGLAGTNAHLLLAMPELEQ comes from the coding sequence ATGGCTGCGTCGGTAGAGGCAGAGAGTGATCGCATCGTCATCACGGGAATAGGTGTGGAGGCTCCGGGGGACGTGGACGATTTGCCATCCCTCTGGGAGGCGCTGGCCGGCGGGCGTGAGTTGATCGGTCCTTTTCCGCGTGACCGAGGATGGCGGCTCGACGGAGTCGGTGCGGCATCGGCCGGCAGCACCGTGGTGCCGGATGCGGGTGGATTCCTCTCCGAGGCAACGAGATTCGACCCGGAGTTCTTCGGGATCAGGTTGTCGGAGGCGCGGGTTGCGATGGACCCGCAGCAATGGGTGGCGCTCCGGGTCGCCTGGCGGGCGCTGGAGAACGCGGGTGTCAATCCGGGCAAAGTGAAGGGCGAGGCTTGTGGCTCCTTCGTCGGAGCGTCATATAACGAGCATCGGGGCCGTTCCGGTATGACACTCGCGGCGATTTCGGGCCGAATTTCGCACTGCCTGGGTCTGTACGGTCCCGCGATCAGCGTGGACACGGCATGTGCGTCCGGTTTGACTGCTTTGCATTCGGCGGCGGCCGCGATCCGCGACGGCGATTGTGAGTGGGCGCTGGCGGGTGCTGTGTGCGTGATGGGTCAGCCGTCGGCATTTTTCGAATCCGCGAAGGTGAACGGGCTGGCCACCGACGGCCACTGCCGGTCGTTCGCGGAGGGAGCGTCGGGAACTGTCTGGGCCGAAGGCGCGGCGGTAGTGGTTCTCGAGCGTGAATCCCGCGCCCGGCGGCTGGGGCATCGGGTGTACGGGAGAATCTTGGCTTCGCAGGTCAACCACAACGGCAGTGGTCGGCGGATCATTCTGCCCAGTGCCACGGCACAGGAACGGCTGATCCACCAGACCATCGAGCGGGCCGGAATCGGAATCGGCGACGTGGGGCTCATCGAGGGACATGGCGCGGCCACTCGCGCCGGAGACAGTGTCGAGATCACGGCATTGCAGCAAACATACGGATCGGCGCAGCGCCACCATCGTGGTGGCCCGGTTCTCGGCTCGGTGAAATCCAATCTCGGCCATACGCAAGCCGCGGCGGGCATGCTCGGGTTGGTCAAGATGCTGCTGTGCGGTGCGCGGGGCGCGATCGCGCCGAGCGTGTTCTCCGAAAACCCGACCACGAAGGTGGACTGGGCCGGCAGCAACCTGCGCTTGGCGGCCGAGCTCGAGCCCTGGCAACCCCACGGCGGCCTACGGTACGGAGCCATCTCATCGTTCGGGCTGGCCGGAACGAACGCGCACCTGCTGCTTGCCATGCCCGAGTTGGAACAGTGA